The Plantactinospora sp. KBS50 sequence CGAGTTCAGCGGCAGCACGCTGGACAGCTCGAAGTGGAACGCCCTGGGACCGACCATGGTGGACTACGACAAGGCGTGCATCACCAACCGGCCCGACAACGTCTTCGTCAGCGGCGGCGTGCTCACGCTGCGGGCCAAGCGGGAGTCGTTCACCTGCGGCTCCGAGCGCCGGGCCTACACCTCGGCCTACCTGGACACCAAGGGCAAGGCGTCGTTCACCTACGGCCGGTTCGAGGTACGCGCCAAGGCGCCGACCACGCCCACCGGATCCACCGGCATCTGGCCGGCGTTCTGGCTGCGCCCCGACGACGGCGGCGTGGGCGAGATCGACGTGACGGAACTGCCCGGCGGCGCCAACTGGTACAAGCTGTCCACCCAGGCGATCTTCTACGACTACACGCCGATCAAGCAGGACAACCGGGCCGCGCTGCCGAACGGGATCCCGTCGGACGGCTTCCACACCTACGCCACCGAGTGGGAACCGGGCGTGATGCGCTGGTACCTCGACGGCAAGCTGGTGTGGCAGCGGGACCGGAGCACGACCTCGTGGTTCGACAAGGCGTTCAGCCGCCCGTTCCACCTGCGGCTGAACATCCAGGTGGGCGGCTGGCTGGGTGACCCGGACTCGGCCACCCGGTTCCCGTCCGACTTCCAGGTCGACTACGTGCGGGTCTGGAAGCGGTAGTACGCCGGTAGCAACGGCCCTTCGCCGGCCGGACCCCGAGCGGGTCCGGCCGGCGAGTGGGTCCGACCGGCGAGTGGGTCCGACCGGCGAGTGGGTCCGACCGGCGAGTGGGTCCGACCGGCGAGTGGGTCCGGCCGGCGAGCGGCATGGGGCCGGCGAGCGCCGCCGCGCCGGCCGATCCGGCGCGGAGTGACGGCTTTTCACCCCAATGTGGACCGGGCGCGCCGGAACGATCCATCATGTCCTATGCGCAGTCACACCGCCCACACGCGGCGGCTCGCGCGGGCCGTGGTGGCCGCGTTGGCGCCCGAGGAACTGCCCGCGTTCGACCTGCTGGCCGCGCCGTACCTGGACGGGGTGGACGCCTCGGACGACTCCGGCGAGCTGGAGTTCGGGGTGCTGGAGGCGGTGGCCACCCTGACGCCGGTGGCCACCATGGTGTGCGCGGCGGTGGCCGGTGCCGCGCTGCGCGGCGTGTCCGGCGAGGTCGAGCGCGCCAGCGGGTCGGCGACCCGGCGGATCGCCGCGGCGCTGCACCGCCGGCCGGCGCCGGCGCAGCCGCCCGGGTGGACCCCGCAACAGCTCGCCGAGCTGCGCGAGGTGGCCCTCGGCCGGGCCGTGGCGCTCGGCCTCGACGAGGCCGCCGCCGGTGCCCTGGCCGACGCCGTGGTGGGCGCGCTGGTGCTGCCGCCGGAGCGGCAGCCGTGACCGCGTCGTCGCCGCCCGCCGGTGCGGCCCGCCCGGTGGTCCTCGGCCGGCCCGCGGACGCCGGCTTCCTGCTGATTCCGCCGGTGGCCCTGGTGTTCACGGCGGCGATCGTGCTGGCCACCGTCATCACGGCGACCATCCCGCTGGGCGGCGGCACCGCCGGCTGGCTCGGCCCCCTCGACCCGTACCCCGGATCGGCGCGCAACGGGGCGGCGCTTCAGGTCATGCTGCTGGTCGGGCTGCTGCTGGCCGCCACGCTGCCCCGCCGGCTGGCCGGGCCGCTGGCCGCGGCCGGTGTGCTGGCCGTCGGGCTGGTCTGCGCCGTCGGGGCGACGGTCGACCTGGCCGGCGTGGGGCGCGGGCTGCGCGGCGACCTGATGCGGTACGCCCAGGGGAGTTGCTCGGCGGGGACCAGGCGATCGCCTGGCTGGTGATCGCCGCGACGCTCGGGCTGCGGTCGCTGTCGGCGCGGCTGCCGGCCGTTTCCGGCCGGCAGCCACCACCGCGGGGCTGACGCGGCCGGTCAGATTCCCCGGCCGCGCTTGTGCAGTTCCCGGACCACCCGGTCCGGCCGAACCGCCCGGCTGGCCACAGCGAGCGCCAGATAGGCGCGCGGTTCCCGCGGGTTGTCCGCGAGCGTCCGGCGCGCCCAGCGCACCGCGTCCCGCCGGTTGCCGGACGCGGCCTGGGCGAACGCGATCTGCCCGGCGATCCGGGCCGCCCCCGCGGGCTGCCGGGCGAACTCCGGATAGCGTTCCAGCAGCCACTGCAACGCTTCGGCGATCATGTTCCAGCGCTGCGCGAAGTAGGACCGGCGGTGCCAGCGGACCAACGTGTACGGCTCGCGCACGTTGGCCAGCGGGCGCCGGCGGGCCGCCCGGAGCAGGAACTCGTAGTCCTCCGCGTAGCTGCCGGGGATCTCCTCGTCCACCGGCCCGATGCCGGACAGCAGCACCGAGCGGCGGATCAGGAACGTCGACGGGTGCAGCTCGGTGAGCCGGTCCCGCAGCAGCGCGTCCAGGGTGATCCGGTCCGCCTCCAGCGTGCGGTCGACGTCGTGGTCGTCGTACCGGACCCGGATGCCGCAGCAGACCAGCTCGGCGTCGGTGGCCTCCAGCATCGCCACCTGGGCGGTGAGCTTGCCCGGCAGCCACTCGTCATCGTCGTCGCAGAACGCCACCAGGTCGCCGGTGGCCGCCTCGATTCCGGTGTTGCGCGCTCCGGCCAGCCCCGGGGTCCGCGCGTTGCGCAGGACCCGTACCGCCCGGTGCGGGTCCGTCCGCTCCAGCCCGTGATCCGGCTCGGAGCGGTCGAACACCACGAGCACCTCGATCCGGCCCGGATGGTCCTGCTCGGCGATGGCGCGCAGCGCGCGGTCGAGCAGTTCCGGCCGGTCCCGGGTGGGCACCACGACGCTGACCGTGAGCGGGTCGCCGGTCGCCCGGCCCGCGGCCGTCACCGGACACCCCGCCGTCGGTCGGCGGTGCGGACCAGTTCCTCGACGATCCGGCCCACCCGGGCCGCCGCCTGTTCCCGGGCGGCGAACCGGTCCTGCTCGGCGGCCTGGTCGATCTGGAACGCGGCCGGGGCCGCGAGACCCTCGTCCAGCGCCCGGTGGAACTCCTCGGCGGACCGGCAGAGCCGGATCTCTCCGGCGGTGGCCAGCCGGGCGGTGTAGCGCATCTGGTGCTCGTCCACGTGCTCGCCGTACTCGGGGTCGCGGGCCACGACGATCGGCAGCCGGCCGGCGGCCCGCGCCTCGGCGATGGTGGCCGGGCCGCCGTGGCTGACCACGATGCGCGCCCCCGCCATCGCCCCGCCCAGCTCGGCGTGCCCGAGGAAGGCGGTGGCGCCGGGAACGTCCGGCACCCGGCTGCTGCCGTGCTGCACCACCACGGTCGGCGGCTCGGCGCGGCCGGCGTACCAGCCCTCGATCCAGTCCATCAGCCGGTTGAAGGGGTGCTTGTCGGTGCCGACGACGACCAGCACGTCGGTGTCCGCTGCGCCCGCGGCTCCCGCCCCGCTCACAGCAGCTGCCCGACGACGGTGGCCTCGGGGTAGAGCGCCCGCTGCTCCTCGGACTGCACGAGCATCGCGGACAGGAACGGCCGGCACAGCCGCGCGGTGAGGGTGCGGGTGTCCAGCCGGTCGGAGACCTCGATGTAGATCGTCGGGATGCCGCGCAGCCGGGCCAGCGCCACGAACGGCACCGCGACGCCGGCACCGGTGGTCACCACCGCCGCGACCTGGCGGCGGCGCAGGGTGCGGATCGCCAGCACGGTGTTCCGGAGCAGGTTCTTGATGTTCCTGGTGGTGGGGTGGTGCGCCCAGATCACCGTCTCCTCCCGGAGCAGCGAACAGGCATCGGGGGTGTCAAAGGTGATCCAGAAGCGGGACCGGGTGTGGTACCAGGACCGCAGCGCGAACAGTTGGGCCAGATGCCCGCCGCTGGACGCGACGAACAGGATCTCGGCATGGGGCGATACCCCTGCGAGCTGTGTCACTCATCCCTCCGCAGCGCGAGATGTGATCGGTTGGGGTGGTGCGATGCCAATGCAGGATGTCCGAAGTGGTGGCTCAGTTGGTGTCCGGTTAACGGACAGTTTTCTGTCGTGTTTGCGCGCAATCAGCGAAATGCAGCGTCTCGGGCGGCGGTGTCGAGCCGTCCGGCCGATGCGCCGCGCCCGGCGCCCGGTACGCCGGCGGCCGGTGACCGGTCGCGGGTCGGGCCGGATCACGGGCCGCCGGATCATGAGCCGGATCATGGACCGGCCCCGACCGGTCGGGCCTGCCGCTGCGCGAGCACGGTGAGCAGGCCGGGATGCAGCGCCGGGTTCCACCCCGCGCCGCCGCTGGCCAGCCGCCAGGTCCGCAGCCACATCTCCACCAGGTACGCCTCGGCCACCGCGGCAGCCGCCCGCGCGTCCAGCCCCCACCCGGGGCCGTGCCGGAGCACCGCGTCCTGCGCCGCCTGCGCCGCCGCCGCCACCGGCCGGCCGGCCTCCACCAGCTCGCGCTGGAAGGCGTGGTGCGCCAGGTCGAAGCCGAGCGGTACGCCGTCGGCGGCGTGCTCCCAGTCCCACGCCACCACCCGGTCGCCGAGCCGGCCCAGGTTCCACGGCACCCAGTCGCCGTGCCAGCGGCCGAACTCCAGCCGGGTCTCGCCGTACCGGTCGAGCAGGGCGTCCACGGCCGGCCGGACGGCCTCGGCGCCGGGCTCGGCCGACTCGGCGCGCAGCCGCTGGTGCAGCGGCGAACCGGTCAGCGGCCGGGGCGCGGTGGCGGGACCGCCGGAGCGGGCCACGGCGGCCAGCGTCGGCGGGTGCGGGTCGGCCGGGTCGGCCGGGCGGCGTACCGCCCGGGGAGCGGGGCGATCACCGCCACCGGCTGCCCGGCCCAGTCGATCGCCGCGAGCAGCCGGGGCACCAGCGGGAACCCGTCGGCACCGGCTGCCCGGCCCGTGGTCCCCGCGGCCTCCTCGGCCTCCGCGGTCCGGGCCGGGCCGTCGGGCCGGTCCGGGGCGGTCAGCCCGGCCAATTCGGTCAGCGTCGCCGACTCGGCCCGGACCAGCGCCGAGGTCGCCGGATTCCAGCCGATCTTCGCGTACCCGCGGGGTCGGCCCGTGTCGTCGAAGAGCTGGAGCGTGGGCTTGCGGTTCGGGTCGGGCGGCCGGACCCCGATCGCCGCGTGCAGACCGCCGCCGGCGTTCCCGGCGGCGAGCCGGCGGACCAGCAGTACCTCGGCCGGATCGGTGCCGGCCGGCACGCCGACGTTCAGCACCGGGAACCGGGCCCAGCGGGCGGCGCCCAGCCGGGCCGCGGCGCCGACCGCGGTACGCGCCAGCCGGACCGGGGTGGGTCGCAGGGCGTTGTACGCCAGCACGCTGGCCGCCGCCACCGGCGTACCGGCCAGCGGCAGCAGGAACCGGGCGCGCTCGACCGAGGGCACCACCGCGTACCGCAGGGTGGCGTCCGGATCGGCGGCGCGGTCCACCGTGACCCGCAGCCGCGGATCGGGGAAGACCGCCCGGGTCACCCAGCCCAGCCCGTCGGAGCGGTCCCGCGGATCGTTGCCCGGCGTGCTCATGAGGACCAGTCGGCGAAGCTCATGCCGAGCCGCTCCCGCAGCGCGGCGTTGTGCGGCCGGTAGTACTCGGTCAGCTCCTCCCGGACCGCCGGGTCCATCGGCGCCGACCGGCGGTCGTTGAACACCTCGTAGCGGCCCAGGTCGTGCGCCGGCAGGCCGATGAAGTCCAGCACGCCGGCGTAGCTGCCGGCCGGGTCCCCGTAGAGCGTCTCGCTGGGCAGGATGTGCAGCTGCTCCCGGTCGAACAGGTCCAGCCACGGCTCCAGGTGCTCCAGGTAGCGGCCCCGGGCGCGGTAGCTGTACCAGTCGTAGGCGTTGCTGTGGTACTCCGGTTCGGCGATCAACCTGTCGCGTTCCCCGGCCGTCCGCTCCGGCTCGGCGGCCAGCGCCTCGGTGAACCCGAGCGGCTCGGTGCCCTCGGTGCGGCGCTCCTTCCAGTGCGAGTACGCCCGCTCCACCGGGTCGCGCAGCAGCACGATGATCCGGGCCTGCGGGATCAGGTCGTGCACCCGGCCCGCGGCCAGCGGGTGGAACATGTACAGCGGTGCCGCCTCGCCGGCCCGGGGCTGCGCGCCGTGCCGGCGGGCCAGCGCCGCCCGCCGCCGCTCGGTGGGGAAGTGCGAGCGGTACCACCGCTCGCCCCGGTGCCAGTTCTCCTCGAAGTAGTGCGAGGTCTTGGTGTTCCAGGCGGGGTAGAGCCGGGGCACCAGCGGGTGCCGGACGAGGTAGTTCCACAGCGAGGTGGTGCCACCCCGCTTGGTGCCGATGATGAGGAAGTCGGGCGGCCGGCGGTCGTCGCTGGTGCGCTCACCGTAGTGCACGAGCCCGTCCTTGACCCGGTCCCGCAGGCCCAGCGGGGCGGCCTGGTTCAGCTTGTCGCGCATCGTGGTCACGGTCGCCTCTCCTTGTCCTCGTCGTCCTCGTACCGTCGCGACCCGGCGTCGGTGCCGTCCGTCCCGGTGCCGAGGTCGGTGCCCGCGTCCGCGTCCGCGCCGGTGCCGGGACCGGCACCGCGCAGCGTCCGGACCGCGGTGGTCAGCCGGGACCGCACGGCCGGGCGGGTCAGCGCCGCCGCGGCGCCCACCGCCAGCAGACCGAGCGCCACCGCGAGGCCGGCCGGCCCGCGCCCGCCGGAGAGCCCGCCGGTGAGCGCCATTCCGGCCGCCGCCGCGGCGCCCACCACGGCCAGCGTGCCGCCCGCCGTGGCCAGCACGGAGCGGCCCAGCACCGACCGGCCGAGCACCGCGGACGCGGCGGTCGCCGCGACCACGTTCTCCACGACGATGCCGGCGGCCCAACCCAGCGCGGTGCCGAGCACGCCGAGCGGCGGGATCAGCAGCAGGCCGAGCAGCAGCGTGGTGGCCAGGCCCAGGGTGGCGGCCAGCAGGTGCCGGCCGCTGCGCCCGCTCATCAGCAGCAGGGTCTGCACGTTGCCCAGCCCGACGTTCACCAGCATGGCCGCGGCCAGCACCGCCAGCGCGGCGGCGCCGTCGCTGAACTCGCGGCCGAACAGCGCCAGGAAGGCCGGGGCGAACGCCGCCAGCAGCAGGTACACCGGCCAGGACAGCAGCACCACCCAGACGGTGGTCTGCCGGTGCACCGCGAGCGCGTCGTCCCGCCGGTCGGCGCCGAGCAGCCGGGCCAGTTGCGGCGCCACCGCCACCCGCAGGCCCTGCATGGCGAGCTGGCCGGCGAGCACGTACCGGCCCACCCCGCCGAAGATGCCGGCGTCCCGCTGCCCGGCCAGCGCCGCGGTGAGCAGGACCCCGATCCACATGCTGCCGCTGTCGATCGCCGCGGACAGCGCGCGGGGCAGCGCGAATCCCCAGAACGTCCGCCAGTCGTCCGCGGACGCGCGCAGCGCGGCGGCGCCGACGCCCAGCGGACGCCAGGCCAGCAGCACACAGCCGAACACGGCGGCGAGCACCGGCGCCCACCAGGCCAGCAGGCCGGCGACGAGGCCGCCGCCGAGCACCGCGGCCAGGGCCACCAGCACCGGCCGGCCGATCGGCAGGAGCAGGAACTGGATGCCCACGTACGCGCCGATGGGCCGGCTGGCCCGCACGGCCGACAGCAGCACGGTCATCGCCACGGTCATCGGTACGGCGGCGAAGGTGACCGCGAGCAGCCGGGCGCCGTCCCGGCCGGCCTCGGCCAGCAGGTGCGGCGCGACCAGCCGGGCGGTGACCATCCCGGCGAGGGCGACCAGGACGGCGACGGTCAGCGGCGGCAGCAGCGCGACCGGCAGCAGCCGGGCGCCGTCGCCGCCGGGACCGAGCCGCCGGCGGGGCAGCGCCCAGATCAGCGCGGTGTCGGCGCCCAGGCAGCAGATCGCGGTGGCGACGGTCAGCACGCCGATCGCCGCGAACAGACCGCCGGCGCCGGTGGCTCCGTAGCCGCGGGTGATGACGACGGCGAGCAGGAAGCCGAACAGGCCGCTCACGGCGGCGCCGGCCAGGCCGATGGCGCCGCTGCGGGCGCTGTGCCGCAGTTCGGTACGCCGGGTGCCGGCCGGCGCGGCGGTGCTCACGGCGCCGCCAGGGCCGGTCGGGCCGGCACGAGGTCGCCGGGGATCGCGCGGTTGACCGGCCCGTCCAGGGCGGCCAGGGCGAGCCCGACCCCGAGGAAGGTCACGGTGAGGTTCTGGAAGGTGAGCCCGTAGAAGGGCAGCTGCACCAGGGCGATCACCGGCACCACGGCCAGCCACTGACCGGCCGAGGAGCGGGCTCGGGCCAATGGCCGGGCGACCGCCACGAACCACCAGACGAAGCAGATCACGGCGGGGATGCCGTGGCTGAACAGCACCATCCAGAACTGGCCCTGGGTGCCCACCGGGGCGTCGGCGGTGGTGGTGTCGACGCTGACCGGCGCGCCGTAGCCGAGCAGCGGCGAGTCGGCCACCTTGTTCAGCACCTCGGCGTAGAGGCTGGCCCGGTCCACCGTGGTGTCGCTGCTGCTGGTCCGCTCGTTGATCAGATCGTTGACCGGGATCACCAGCGTGGCCAGCCAGCCGAGCAGGGCCACCAGCACGACGGACGCGATGACCCGCAGGTTGCCCCGGCGGGCGGCCCGGACCGCCAGCACCAGCATCCCGGCGCCGAGGCTGATGAACATGCCGCGGTTGAGGGTGAAGAACGCCGGCGGCACGGACAGCGGCAGCGAGACCATCAGCACGATCCGCAGCGCCCCGGTGCGCACCGACAGCAGGTACGCCAGGACGCACGGCACCAGCAGCGCGTAGGTGCTGCCCCAGTTGTTGGTGTACGGGAACGGGGCCGCCGGCCGGAAGGTGGGCTCCAGCGCCCGGGGGCTGTACTCGGAGGCGTGCAGGTGCACCATGTCGTTGATCCAGGGCGCCTGCGCGATCCCGTTAGGCAGCAGGATCTCCACCGGGCTGGTCACCGAGAGCCGGGGCATCAGCACGCCGATCCAGCCGAGGGCGATCAGGGCCAGCCAGAACAGGCACAGCGGGCGCAGCAGCCGCCGCCACGGTGCCAGCTCGCCGGCGGCGGTGTAGATGTACACGCAGGCGATCAGGGCGGTGACGTAGAAGGAGTACCGCAGTCCCGAGCTGAACACGCTGCTGCCGTGCTCCAGCCGGATCGCGCTCAGCAGGGCGAGCGCCAGGAAGGCGCACCACCAGGCGGTGCCGGGTGGCAGCGCCACCCGGCCGCGGCGGACCAGCAGCGCCAGCATCAGGACCCCGAAGACCGGCCAGATCAGGAAGAAGGCGCCGGTGGCCCACCAGAGCGGGACCAGACCGCACATGGCGGTCAGCGGCCAGAGCGGAAGCGTGAGGGGCCGGCCCGGGATCGCGGGCCGGAACGGCGGCTCAGCCATTCCCGGTCAGGAAGACGAAGCCCAGGGTCCGGGCGCCGGTGAGGGTGAGCCGCTGCGCGAGCTGGCGGAGATCCCGCGCCCGGGTCCGGTCCTGGGCCACGACCAGCACGGCCACCCCGTGCCGGGCCGCCCGGACGCCGCGCTCGTCGGTGGCCGCCGGCGGGGCGTCCACCAGCGTGACGGCGGTGCTGCCGGTCCGGATCGGCCGGGTCGGGCCGGCGGTGGACGCCGGTGCGGACGCCGGTGTGGGCAACGGTCCGGACACCGGCACCCGGGCGGTCCCGATGGCGGTGGCGCGCGGTCGGGCCGCCTCGGTCGGTTCGGCCTCCGGGCCGGCCTCCGCCTCGGCCTCCTCCAGCAGCAGCCGGCCGGTGGCCGGGCTCTCGGGGGTGTGCCGGTTCGGCCCGGGGCGCACGGCCGGGACGGGCCGGCGGTTCTCCGCCGGCCACGCCTCGGGGCGGTCCGCCTCCGGCTCGTCGTCCTCACCGCCGGCCAACGGGCCGGCCTGGTCGACGCCGGTCATCCGGACGCTCAGTCCCTCGTTGGCCAGCGCGGCCCGCAGACCCGCGACGAGCTGGCCCTGACCCTCCCCGGCCCGGGTGGACAGCAGGACGGCGCGGCGCTCGCCGGGCGCCGGACGCGCGGTGAGCTGCTCGGCCAGCACCAGGGCGGCGTAGCGCAGGTCGGTGGTCTTGTCGTCGGCGGCCTTCCGCAGGCGCACGGTCGCCAGCGCGGGCCGGCCGATGATCTCCTCGGCCTCGGCCAGCGACCGGACCCGGCGGTCCAGCGACTCCAGTCCGAAGGCCACGACGACACCGACCAGGAACCCGCCGAGCAGGCCGGCGACCAGGTAGAGCAGGGCGGAGTCGTGGCTGGACGGTACGGGGGGCGCGGCGCTGCGGGTCAGCGTGCCGGGGGTGACGTCGACGGCGGCGGCCCGGGCGCGTTCCTCGGCCAGTTGGCTCAGCTGGTCGTTGAGCGACCTGAGCTGGTCCACGGTGGCGGTGACCCCGGGGGAGGCGTTGCTGCCGCTGCCGGCGCCGCTGGCCGGCAGCGACTTGCGGGCGGCGTTGCGTTGGTCGGTGGTGGTCTTGATGGCCGCGTCGTACGCGTCGACGACGGTGGCCTGCTGCTTCTCGTACAGCGAGCGGCGCAGTTCCAGGTACGTCTGGGCGGCGGTGTTCGCGCCGGTCACCGCCTCCTCGGCGCTGCGGCCGGTGTAGAGGAAGCGCAGCACCTGGGTACCGACCGGCAGTTCGACCTGCAACGAGTCGCGGACCTGGCCGATCGGCCGGCCGATGGCCGAGGCGATCGCGTCCGTCACCTGGCTTCCGGTCGCCAGGCCGTTCTCCACGTTCATGTTGACCGCGCGGTCGGCGCCGGGGCCGGGGTAGCTGAACGGGTCGGCGACCACCGGGCGGACGGCCACCACCGCGATGGCCTCGTAGCTGGCCGGCACCAGCCACAGGTAGCCGGCGGTGGCCGCGAGGCCGATCAGTGCCGTGAGCGCCACGACCGGCCACCGCCGGATCGGGATCCGGGCCAGATCGGTCAGGGTCACCGTGCGCCGTCCGGCAGCGGTCATGTCGGTCGTGTCAACCATCGAACCTCTTGACGATCTGTTGGGGGTTTCCGATCACCACCACCCGCGGTGGGACGTCGCTGCGGACGACGGTGGCGGCGCCGACGACGCTGTCGCGGCCCAGCCGGACCCCTTTGAGTACCAGCGCGCCCGCGCCTACCCAAACATTCTGCTCTATCACGATCGGTGAACGGGTGCCCGGTCCGGGCGGATCGTGCCGACGTGCGGGATCGAGATTGTGGAACGTGTTGTCGACGATCTGGCAGTCCGACAGCAGGCATCGGTCGTCGATGGTGATCCGGTCCCAGCAGCCGACCCAGGTCGCGTTGAGCAGGCAGTCGGCGCCCACCACCACCTCGCCGGGTCCGGCGAACCGGACCAGCTTGTTGATCCGGGTACGGTCGCCGATCGTCACCCGGACCCCGCGCCGGAGCCGGAGCCGGCCGCGGATCTGGACGTCCCGGCCGAGCCGTAGCCGTGGGTAGCGGAGTCGGTACCACCGTCGCTTGATGGCGAAGGCCAGGCGCAGAGCGGCGCCCGAGACGCCCTGTCGGGGCACCTCGGACGCCCGGACGGGCCGCGCGGAATCGCGCGGCCCGACCGTTTTCGGTTGCTCTGACGTCACTGGTTTGAGAAGAACAGCGTGGGACTGCTGAAGCTCAATCCCGTCGCCGTCGTGTCGATCGTGGTCGCGGTGGTCCCGTCGACCGCGGCGGTGGCGGCCGGGTCGAACGACGCCGCGCGCAGCGTGCCGTTGGTGGCACCCCACAGCACGGTGCCGTCGACGTAGGCCAGGCCACGCGCCTGCGACCAGGTGACCCCCGTGGTGGGCAGGGTGAACTCGGTGCCACCGACGGTGTAACCGTCCGGCTCGACGTAGCGGTAGAACAGCGAGTTGCTGTTGGACTTCGTGTAGTACATGCGGCCACTCAGGTAGAAGGCGCCGGTGAGGCTGGACGGGTTGTACCAGTCGTTATAGCCGATGTACCACGGCGCACCGACGGTGCCCCCGGTGAACTGCGAGAAACCGAGCTGGGTTCCGCTGGACCAGAACAGCTTGTCGGCCACCCGCATGGTGATGCCGGCCGAGGTCAGGTTGGGCTGCGCCGAGACGGTGGGCGTACCCAGCACCCCCGCGTCGAACGGCACCCTGGTCAGCTCGTTGGGGTTGGTGCCCAGGTAGAGGTAACCGGGGCCGTTGAGCGGGGCGTCCAGCGCGGCCACCGTACGGCCACCGGCGAACGGGAACATCCCGAGCCGACCGTGGTACTCGCCCCCCATCCCGTCGGAGTTCTGCCCGAAGTAGATGCCGTCGTTGCCGCGCCACAGCACCGGCACCGAGGAACCCCAGGCGGTGGTGCCCGCGGGCGCTCCACTGCGGCGCGGGTTCCAGTTCAGCGGCATGCCGTTGCTCGGGTCGGCGGCGGCGATGCCCAGCCGGTCCACCGCACCGTTGCCGTCCCGGTCGCTGGCGTTCGGGTTGTTCAGCCAGCGGAAGTGGCCGCCCAGGTAGATGACGTTGTCGGTCACCTCGATCGAGGTGATCGTGTCGTTACCGGTGAAGTCCATCCAGGTGGCGTTGAGGCTGCTGCCCCGGGTCGAGGTCTCGAACCGGACCAGCGCGTCGCAGTACGCCGTCGGCCACCCACTGCCGCCGTTGCTGCCGACGA is a genomic window containing:
- a CDS encoding delta-60 repeat domain-containing protein yields the protein MAVPSISVLAVLLGAPAHAVLVPAPEVGTLASANPSNTTAHARNGETRAFAQIGDIVYVGGSFTQVRSAAVATWVAQPYLFAYDRRNGDLVTGFVPTLDGAVNDLVVSPDGKLIVGGAFKNVNGVSRKNLVELDPATGATVSSWVGRSDGGNIRAMKLHGNDLYLGGAFNWLNGVERHGMARIDATTGELDPNFVVDATGGRNNASPYVWTLDVTADGGSLVMGGNFTQVNGLDRNQIALVELSGGTATVADWSTQRYVPPCASPNTFIHYVQEVEFSDDGSYFIVGSNGGSGWPTAYCDALVRFETSTRGSSLNATWMDFTGNDTITSIEVTDNVIYLGGHFRWLNNPNASDRDGNGAVDRLGIAAADPSNGMPLNWNPRRSGAPAGTTAWGSSVPVLWRGNDGIYFGQNSDGMGGEYHGRLGMFPFAGGRTVAALDAPLNGPGYLYLGTNPNELTRVPFDAGVLGTPTVSAQPNLTSAGITMRVADKLFWSSGTQLGFSQFTGGTVGAPWYIGYNDWYNPSSLTGAFYLSGRMYYTKSNSNSLFYRYVEPDGYTVGGTEFTLPTTGVTWSQARGLAYVDGTVLWGATNGTLRAASFDPAATAAVDGTTATTIDTTATGLSFSSPTLFFSNQ